The Erythrobacter sp. F6033 genome window below encodes:
- a CDS encoding peptidoglycan DD-metalloendopeptidase family protein: MARSTVPFAIFACAALIAVGAFVPMGIAQRDVGVMEPDEAQAQLERATREGQRAEARAERLAREAENASEAADKTAREIASMAARIQRAEADIAAARARYSLAQTDRAALSDRLSKRQEPLVRLTGALQTTARRPLSLSALQPGSLKDLVYVRAVLDSAVPQIRERTAALRGELEEGRRLERRAASALENLRLKEQELQGKREELASLEAQQRLASRDARSSATRESERALALAEEARDLDGLMGDIDAAAGLRRELAALSGPVMRPANLGGGSASTVPTTPDPTPSATPTTASVPPRDFQLPVQGRTIAGFGEERDSGLRSTGVSLAPVAGAQVVSPASGRVAFAGPYRGYGSIVIIEHPGGWTSLVTGLARINAEVGDEVIGGSPLGVAATEEPSITIELRRDGEAVNPLQFLR, translated from the coding sequence ATGGCGAGATCCACCGTGCCATTTGCCATTTTTGCTTGCGCTGCGCTGATCGCGGTGGGCGCCTTTGTGCCTATGGGAATAGCGCAGCGTGATGTTGGCGTGATGGAGCCTGATGAAGCGCAAGCACAGCTTGAAAGGGCCACACGCGAAGGCCAGCGCGCAGAGGCCCGGGCCGAGCGGCTTGCTCGCGAGGCCGAAAATGCGAGCGAGGCGGCAGACAAAACCGCGCGTGAGATCGCGTCGATGGCGGCGCGAATTCAGCGCGCTGAAGCCGATATTGCAGCGGCCCGGGCTCGTTATTCGCTCGCGCAGACCGACCGGGCTGCTTTGTCCGACCGATTGTCCAAACGCCAGGAACCGCTCGTGCGGCTTACAGGCGCGCTGCAGACCACTGCGCGCCGTCCGCTATCGTTGTCTGCGCTGCAGCCAGGATCGTTGAAAGATCTAGTCTATGTCCGCGCGGTGCTCGACAGCGCGGTACCGCAAATTCGCGAGCGCACTGCGGCATTGCGCGGCGAGCTCGAAGAAGGTCGCCGGCTGGAACGGCGGGCGGCAAGCGCGCTCGAAAATCTGCGGCTTAAGGAGCAAGAACTGCAAGGCAAGCGCGAAGAGCTCGCCAGCCTCGAAGCGCAGCAAAGGCTGGCCTCACGAGATGCTCGCAGCAGTGCAACTCGGGAAAGCGAACGGGCGCTTGCCTTGGCCGAAGAGGCGCGTGATCTTGACGGGCTGATGGGGGACATAGACGCCGCAGCGGGATTGCGCCGCGAACTGGCTGCGCTCTCTGGCCCGGTTATGCGCCCGGCAAACTTGGGTGGCGGGTCGGCCAGCACGGTTCCGACCACACCTGATCCAACGCCTTCCGCGACACCTACAACGGCCTCGGTTCCGCCGCGTGATTTCCAATTGCCTGTTCAGGGTCGCACAATCGCCGGGTTCGGCGAGGAGCGTGATAGCGGCCTGCGCAGCACCGGCGTTTCGCTTGCTCCGGTCGCTGGCGCACAAGTCGTATCGCCTGCATCGGGCCGTGTGGCTTTCGCGGGGCCTTACCGCGGATATGGTAGCATTGTGATTATCGAGCATCCAGGCGGGTGGACCAGCCTTGTCACAGGTCTTGCCCGAATCAATGCCGAGGTCGGCGATGAAGTGATTGGCGGAAGCCCGCTGGGCGTGGCCGCGACCGAAGAACCTTCGATCACAATCGAGCTAAGGCGCGATGGTGAGGCGGTCAATCCGCTGCAATTCCTCAGATAG
- a CDS encoding 23S rRNA (pseudouridine(1915)-N(3))-methyltransferase RlmH: MLLHVIARGKIARSPEADLVARYEKRLTWPVKLTELPETGGKIPDPQAPYKAVLLDERGKAMPSEKLATTLGRWRDDGMRETRFVLGAADGHSDAERAEADLLLAFGPATWPHLMARAMLMEQLYRATSILAGHPYHRAG, from the coding sequence ATCCTTCTTCACGTCATCGCTCGCGGTAAGATTGCCCGCTCGCCCGAGGCTGATCTGGTTGCGCGGTATGAGAAACGGCTGACATGGCCGGTGAAGCTAACCGAACTGCCCGAAACAGGCGGCAAAATCCCTGATCCACAAGCGCCATACAAAGCCGTGCTTTTGGATGAGCGCGGGAAAGCGATGCCGTCTGAAAAGCTTGCGACAACTTTGGGTCGCTGGCGTGATGATGGCATGCGCGAAACCCGCTTTGTCCTGGGCGCGGCGGATGGCCATTCCGATGCAGAGCGAGCGGAAGCTGACCTGTTGCTCGCTTTCGGTCCGGCGACTTGGCCGCATCTGATGGCGCGCGCGATGTTGATGGAACAGCTCTACCGCGCGACAAGTATCCTTGCAGGACATCCCTATCATCGGGCAGGGTAG